A genome region from Scomber japonicus isolate fScoJap1 chromosome 15, fScoJap1.pri, whole genome shotgun sequence includes the following:
- the arl4ab gene encoding ADP-ribosylation factor-like 4ab codes for MGNGLSDHALFPCLPSFQALHIVILGLDCAGKTTVLYRLRFNEFVNTVPTKGFNTEKIKVSLGGNRRTASFHFWDVGGQEKLRPLWRSYTRCADGIVFVVDSVDAERIEEAKTELHKITRLAENQGVPVLVVANKQDLRNSLSLAEMENMLALGELSAATPWHLQPACAIIGEGLQEGLEKLHAMILKRRKVLRQQKRKR; via the coding sequence ATGGGGAATGGATTATCAGACCACGCTCTCTTCCCTTGCCTTCCATCTTTCCAGGCTCTCCACATTGTCATTCTAGGACTGGACTGTGCAGGAAAGACCACTGTACTGTACCGGCTGCGTTTCAATGAGTTTGTGAACACTGTCCCGACAAAGGGTTTCAACACAGAGAAGATCAAAGTGTCGCTCGGAGGCAACCGGAGAACTGCGTCCTTCCACTTCTGGGATGTAGGTGGTCAGGAGAAGCTGCGGCCTCTGTGGCGCTCTTACACCCGATGCGCAGATGGCATTGTCTTTGTGGTCGACTCGGTGGACGCCGAGCGCATCGAGGAGGCCAAGACGGAGCTGCACAAGATCACACGACTGGCAGAGAACCAGGGTGTGCCGGTGCTGGTGGTGGCCAATAAACAGGACCTAAGAAACTCACTTAGCTTGGCTGAGATGGAAAACATGCTGGCTCTGGGTGAGCTCAGCGCCGCCACCCCCTGGCACCTCCAGCCGGCATGCGCTATCATCGGTGAGGGCCTGCAGGAGGGTCTGGAGAAGCTTCACGCCATGATCCTTAAGAGGAGGAAGGTGCTCCGAcagcagaagaggaagagatga